agatgtgtggtaataaaaagagcgtggttgagagagcagaagagggtgttttgaagtggtttgggcacatggagaggatgagtgaggagagattgaccaagaagatatatgtgtcggaggtggcgggaacaaggagaagagggagaccaaattggaggtggaaggatggagtgaaaaggattttgtgtgatcggggcctgaacatgcaggagggtgaaaggagggcaaggaatagagtgaattggagcgatgtggtataccggggttgacgtgctgtcagtggattgaatcggggcatgtgaagcgtctggggtaaaccatggaaagctgtgtaggtatgtatatttgcgtgtgtggacgtatgtatatacatgtgtatgggggggggggggttgggccatttctttcgtctgtttccttgcgctacttcgcaaacgcgggagacagcgacaaagtataataaaaaaaatatatatatatattctcggtgTATGACGTGAATCATTGGTATTCCGTCTGCTACTTAGTGAACGTGTATTGGGTTATGTAATATAGCTCCTGATGTACCAATTTTAAggaaacaataagaaaaaataataaacctTGCCCTGGGCGACCCAGGATTTTTACTTCACAAGGGCGTGAAAATTTCGTGTACAATCCATTGGTGTTTGGTCATCCCAGCTTCGTGTGGTGAACCTGcctggaggtacagtgtgtgtgtgtgtgtgtgtgtgtgtgtgcccttaaGCCAACTGTGTCTGATAAGTTACTCCAACAATTATGAAAtgacacgttatatatatatatattttttttacgacAGTGGGTACGTGTGGAagataggttgtgtgtgtggccacaaaTGGTTTGTTTGAGCCTctgccgttacttgcctggtgtGGAGGGAAACACACACATCACGTGACCTCGATCTCCTTCTTGTGaacatgtctgtgtttgtgtgtgtgcacgtctTTCCATGCAGGATGGATGGAAGAGGATTTCACTTCAGAATGGCCTTATTTATTAAGACTTGTATGGAAAGTAATGACCAAATGGCATGGTTATTGATGCTAGACGCgacttgaaatgtatatgtgtatattgagctCCAGCGGCCATTATCTTCACAAATGGGTTAATTGTTTAGTAACAGCATTCTCCTATGTCAAGTGTTTTGTATTAAATCGACTTTAAgacgtaaacaaaacaaaaaaaaaaatgaaaattttgaaaaattaatTTTGCCCAGGTAAATGCGGTTTAATTGTTCATTAAAAAGTAATAAATGCGTTATGAGGAGACTAAAGAATTTAGTTTTGTTTAGTATAAGGTGttgtgtggacgtattgtgtggGGATGCGTTTACgaaattattataatcattttgagtcgtgtgtgtgtgtgtgtggtggatgtagatgtgtgtgtgtgcagtcagcTGTGTGGAGCGTTGCACGTGCGGTCAGCCAGGAAGGCTGGCGTCATGCACTGTGTGCACGTCTCGTCATTTCTCCGATGAATCATTCCGAAGGTTTGGTTCAtggctggtgaggtgtggggggtggtTTGTTCCCAAGGCTGGTGGGTTAGGAGGGTttgagtggtgggttgggagggtttAAAAGGCTGGTGGTGAGTTGGAAGGGCTTAaaaggctggtggtgggttgtttgggagggtttaaaaggctggtggtgggttggttgggagggTTTTAaaatgctggtggtgggttggttgggagggTTTAaggctggtgggttggttgggtgggtttaaggctggtggtggtaggttgggaGAGTACATACTCgggcatcacctccctcaccccatgtcTGGGTCATCTTGTGTGGTGTCATTTGGTCCAATCATGGAGGAGATCTCGTACAGGGGAGGTTCTGGCCTCCTCTGTGCTTAATGAAAGTACCTGAAGTGGTGGTTTAATGATCTGGTTTGAGGAGACTTCATCTGGTGTATGTAAATGTTCCAATTTTTGTCTTTTGGGGCCATGTACATATCGACAAGGTCCTGCCTTTTGAGTACCTTATTTGTGGAGGAATGTAAGATTTCAATAGGAATGATTGATGTTTTTTTAATGTGTGGTACGATACTATAAGAATCTTTGTTGAATACAATCATTACTGTATTATACAATCTCGGAACCACATTTCAAGGCTTTGCTGCAATCTACATTGGGAGCAAGGGTGAACTTCTATTGAAATTGTACTGGtaattcaacattttttttttatttttcacttttaaGTAACCACAAGCCATTATTGTCTGGCAGAGGCGGAATTGATTATTCTGAATATTTCTATTGTGATAATTGCGGGAGAATTTAGCCGTTTATTTTTTTGGTATCTTTACGGCACCCTGCTCCCATTTTAATGGGGAGAAGCTGTGAAAGCCATAGTTAGGGCTTCATTCAGATGTTTGAGTAgcctgaatatttatatatagactTGTGCTATTGGTAAGAATATTAGGAGCATATCTCTAATGTAGTTAAAGTTTTTCAGTAAAAAGTATTTGCAATTAGATGCATTGTAAAGAAATTATGCTAGCAAATTTTGGCAGTAAATACTTTGTTCTATATTTGGTTTTCACCATGGAATGTAATGCCATGCATCTGTTACGAGGCCACTGTGTTATTCCTTTATTGAAATTAGAAATTTTGAATTTAAATGGTAACACCTATGGTTTAATGCTGTACTACTGAAATAGGGTGTTGCTGGTATCAGAAAGTTGTAAAACTttaattttcagtatttttttaaaattaatttAATTTTAAAAGTAGTTTATATTATTTGGATAGAATAACATGCATGAAAGGCTTACAAAATTTCATTAGTCTGGCATAAGCCTAAAGTACCtggcccacttttttttttatggtacacCAATGGACATTAATTCATAGGTATTACAGAATCCACCCTTTGATTTATACCTGATTTTCTTATTTTCAGACATCCAACATCATGTGCGTCCATGGCGGAAATAATGTCAGTCCTGTTCTTCCACACCATGCGCTACAAACTGAGCGCCCCCAAGGATCCTAGCTCTGACCGCTTCATTCTCTCAAAAGGCCATGCTGCTCCCATCCTCTATGCCGGTTAGTACTGATAAAAAGTTTCAGATTGGGTGCCATTGTGTAGCTAGTGCTGTTAAGGTTTTCCACGTCATTATTTATGGTACTATCGCAGAAACTTCCACATGCCCCTCATTATTCTATAATACTGTTTGTATGTCTACATGTGTGGGTCCATAATGTCTGGTGCTTTCTCGTTAATTACTAAATTACCTTTGATGATCTAATTCCTGAATTATCCTGGGATATTATGTTCTAATTAATGAGTTACTCTCAGATGTAATAACTTCTCTGCTTAAGTTTACATCTGGTAGACCCTCTACTTTGATTTCTTTGATGCACCTTGGATTTGCATATTTGCCAGCATAAGGTACAGAGCACTTAGTTCTTGCGACAAATATCCAGTCACCTGTAAAGCACCAGCACAGTATCTTATCATTGTTCCCTCTACCCCTTTGTTTTTCTAGTGGGAAGGTGGTGTCATGATATCACTTTCAACCATTGTTTTGAGCTCTCCATTCTCTTTGGGTTTACTTATGTCTCGAACCATTTGTTGAATTCCACATTTCATAAACTACCCCTCAGCTTTTCATTACTTGGTGCCATGTACAGTCTACAGAAAGTTTCTAAATATTTGCTGTCatacattttgaaatggcattaaAGGTTTTGATTCGTCTCCTGGGCATTGTCATTAGTTGGTATGACTGGAAAATTGTTAGTtgaatggggatgggggaggtaaGGAACTTCATTGAATTGAATTgccagatatttcatttcctgtcatttgctatCCATACACTGAACACTTTAAGCTGTTAATCTCAGCAAAATTATTAATTTTTAGAATGATTTTTGGGTAACttcattttctaagtatttttcatcacCACATATTTGAGACAATCATTACCTTTAGCCTTCTGAAATGTTTTTGAAAATGTAGCAAGTACAGTACATTGAACTTTTGTTCTATTTTGATATAGAAATAATCCACTTGTTTGGAGTTAAGAATATggattccataaaaaaaaattatagcaaTTGGCAGTACCAACCTCACATAAACAACTAAACTAATTCTGCTCATTTTTTATTCTTGATACACATAGCCCAtggactattttttttctaattttttttgtaCACAGTTGCATATATTTGCAAAAGCTGTTGCCTATTTATGCATTGGAAGGTTGTTAAAAATTGTTAAATGACGATGGTGGTCATACAGTTTTACTAGCAGCACAATGTAAGTTACTTCGCATACATTGGAAATGCACATTACTTTTATTGATATGAATTTTATGAATGCTTTGTTACAGCTTGGGCTGAGGCAGGACTGTTCCCACCCGAGGAGTTGATGAACCTCCGTAAGATAGACAGTGATCTTGAGGGCCACCCAACTCCACGCCTCAACTTTGTCGATGTTGCCACTGGCTCACTGGGTCAGGGTCTGTCTGTTGCTTGTGGTATGGCATATGTTGGGAAATACTATGACAAAGCGTCTTATAGGTAAGAAACATTACTAGTATTTATGAATGTTTTGAGTTTTTTCTATGCAAGTTTAATAAAAGATTAAGAAATTATGGAATTTCATATGATCAGAAAGGATGTTAATATGCAGAGCTTGCTCACTGCTTTTTACTTGATTGCAATTTCCCGACTTGGCATACTTTGATCCCCCATCCCTTCTGTGCATGGTTACTATTTCCCACATTATtgaagtagcaccaggagtaGATAAAAGGATGCCCtggtttgctcacatccactttatCGTAtatcatgcaccaaaaccaggcTACATACacatttccttggtttcccccgaCTGCTTGATGTGCtctagttcagcccattgactgcCTGTTGTCCGTTGTAAACATTGCTCCAATTGACTCCATCCTTCAGCTTCCTTCTTGGTTGAAATATATAATTGAACTGTATATCTAAGTTTTTTGTCGATTGTGTTGGCTGGTTTTACTCTATCCACCCACCCCTTTAACTCTAGAATGGAATGATGGCATTATACcctttttatgtatttatatttgatTTCTCAACCTCAGGAAGTTCATCTAAGATCGGAGGGAACAGATGTTCCCTGCAAGTTTAATGCACATGCCACATGACGTTTCTACCCCTAAGAAAACTTTGAATTTTGTTTACTTTCCATCCTGTTATTCTTTGTGCTGTTGCACTGCATATTAAACATTTCTAAATTCTAGGCTATATACTAAATAATTTATTGATATATCACTGGCACTGTGTCTTTGAATTAAAACATTAATAATACACCCCCATCTTCAAAGGAGTCTTGCAAACTCCTTCATAAGAAACGTGTTGAATGTACAGACAAATTGAATAGTGGTCATGCAACATGAACCCGATTTGCTCCTGCTTTAATTGCTTGATGGGATTTTACTGTAGCATGCCTTTAAGTTTTACTGATGTATTGTGTTTTACCTGTAGTTGATGTGCATTATCACTCCCGTCATGCCAGTAACTAGTGCAGAAATTGTTGGCGAAATGTGCATTTGATAGTGCAGGATATGAATGTTGCATGACTTTATGAAATATGGTAGTGGATGGTTAAGCTGCTTGTTAGGTATGAGTATGTGAATATTTAGAGAAATTGCTAAACAGGCCACATGGGGGtagaattggatgaaggcaaaagATGACCTCCAATCCAAATATCCATTATTCAGATACATACAAAACTTTAATGCCTGCTTATTTAAAATTCCCACCAAAATTGTGCTTGTTTAATGCAGCTTTTTTTTGTATTGTGCTTTAACCCAAACCATTTTGTCGTTGTTCTTGGAATTAGCGGTGCAGGAGGTCTTTGACATCTGACCAATGATGCCATGATGTGGTGCATAACTGGTACAAATTTGAAATACTAGTATTGTTCACTACAAATCAGAAATGCATTAAAATTGTACTAAAGTGAACAATGAAATGTGAAAAATGATTGTTACATTTTGGATTAATTGTGTTGTAGGCAAATTCTTCTGTTTTGTAAAGTTTGGAAAGGGTACTTGTAGGCTTTCTTATTGGAGTCTTTTGTCCGAGTAAGGAGTGCCATAAAACATTCGGGTTGCGGTTTCTGTGCTTGAAGTATACTAGTAGGTTATGCAGAATGATGTGAAGTATTTTCTTTTCAGAACCTATTGCCTGattggtgatggagagagtgCAGAAGGCAGCATCTGGGAGGCTCTGAGCTTTGCAGGAATAAAGAAGCTGGACAACCTGGTTGCCATCTTCGATATTAACCGTCTAGGCCAATCGGAGCCAACAGCATTTCAGCATGAAATGGACTTGTACCGTTCTAGACTGGAAAGCTTTGGTTTCAATGCTTTAGTAGTGGATGGGCATGATGTAGAGGCTTTAGCTAAGGTAAggttttaattttattttttgataattGTAACAGATTGAGGGAAGAGTATTGTAACATTTTATGTTTAGGGTAAGTGGTGTTCCCTgggaatttaaagaaaaaaaaaaagtaggcacATGTCCAGTATGGATAATGCTCTGGTTTTCCATTCTACTTGCCTTGAAGTAAAGATTTGTATGAATAATTTCAGCAAGGGCCTTTTGTTTCACGATAGGGTTAAGTTATGGTATACAGGCAGGTGATATGTCATTGGGGCCAAACCAAAACATATGTAGATGTCTAGGTAGAACATGAAAGGCTGAGGGGCTTGGGTATGGAAGTAGGCTCCGTCATGGTGTGTTGTACATGATTGAAGTAGTGTGCAGATGGGGCTAATGTTTGTTATACCACATTGCTGGAGTATGAGcaatggttgtgtgtgtacagAAAAATTAGATTGTGCATTATTTAGTACCATATTTGTTGAGGCACATGTAGCTAGGGAAAACAGAGGAAGATTTTTCACTCTAGGGTGGTCAGAATAGCACTTCTTGGCATTGTTAGTGATAAAAATCTTGTAATGGTTTCTGTATGTTTTTGGTGTAACATGTCAGTACTCTGTTACCCTAAGGAACGAATGGTATATTTTGGCTTTCGAAATTTTGTCTATTAGTTCAGAATAGTCTGAATGTTGTCTGATAACTTGcataaatcattgataaaaacttttgataTATATGCTGTAATTTTCTGAACTTGTGCTTAAAGTTTGCCTTCATTTTGAATATCCTTGACCTGTGGTTTTGAGAACTTCCAAAGTCTGTAGTTTATGTATATCAGGATGAAATGGATTCTGAATATGGATCAAAACCTATAACTGTAATATGACTTGTATGTTTCATGTTTTAACATGAGTTTTCTATGATGATGTATTTTAGGCATTCTACGAGGCTTCTCAGACGAAAGATAAACCATCTGCTATCCTAGCAAAGACCTACAAGGGTCGTGGTTTCCCAAGCATAGAAGATGAGGAGAACTGGCATGGAAAGCCCCTGGGAGGCAAGGCAGATGAAATACTAAATGAAGTTCAGGCCCTTATTAAGAACCCAGGACCCAATAACTTGGTGCCTCAGAAGCCTTTGCATGAAGATGCACCAGTGGTGGATATTACAAACATCAAGCTTTCTTCCCCACCAAACTATAACAAAGGTAATGTACTTGACGACTTTCTGAATATCGTTGCCTCTGTTTCTAATGTACTAAGAATGAAATTCAACAGTTGTTGGGCCCTCTCGAACTTTATCAGTTGCATAACATTTTGCATTTCAGTTGTTATCCATGTTCTCAGTTGTTTGGTTTATTCTGTTCATACTTGaagtacgtgttttttttttttatctctgctTGTACTATAAGCGCTGTATCtgcttgtattattttttttttctaacaagtatattgcttaatttcacgttgtTTAAGCATTCTCTGTTATATGATAAAAGGTATTTAGATTTTTCAAGCATTGGATCAAGATGTTGCACTTGCTTCTAGGATAATTCTAATTAGATTGAGCTGACCATGGGCTGAGTACTTTGATTTCATTTTAGGTGCCAAGCCTCATAGGTCCATGTTGTATGTATTGGAGATCAGGTATGCTTTGAAAGAAGGGGAAATTGTTGTTTATATAAATTTGGTAAGATTTAATGTTTACTGTAGGCTGAAATAAAAATTTTGACTTGGCTACAGACCCTGAAGTGATATCTAAGTATTAATCTCTGACATTACAGGGGACAAGGTTGCCACAAGACAAGCCTACGGCACAGCCCTTTCCAAACTAGGTGAAAATAACACTCGAGTTGTTGCCATGGATGGAGACACGAAGAACTCTACATTTTCTAATGCCATGTTAAAGACTGATCCTGAAAGGTAATTTGTGTACAAAAGTTGTCATAATCTGGTAGTGCTCTGCTTAATATCATATTACACCTTCCTTGTGGAAAAAGTTCTCATCTAAACTTCCATATATCGCTGTAATGTAAACCACACACAGGTATTTAATGGGTAAGGTACTAAACTTAGTCTTGATTGCAGCTTGTAGGGATTCCTGTATATTACATGATTATGCCATAGTTTTTAAAGTAGAAAAATCAGATGTTCTTAAGGCCTGTATATGGCCTTTCAATAATTATTGATAGACTCTAATGCACCATAACCGAAGGCCAGTTGTGTCGAGGATATAGCGGTAAGGTTGATTCAAGGTGTGGTGAACATAGAGAGTGATAGTTTATTTTTCCCCCATGATGCTTCAGCTGTTTGAAAGGAGGGATGTTAAGGGTGATGCATGATGTACTTGTGAGAGGCGAAGTGAAAATAAATGTATCTTGGGTGTCCATAAGATTAGCTTGAATCTTGGCCTGTACTCGACCCATGAGGTTTACTACATCAGAGTTGGTATGGGTGTTAAGGGTGTTGTAATGCACAGGTTGAGGGAGTAGTTATTTGTTTTCAATGGTGAAGTGAAAATTCACTTCTGCAAGATAAAGATGCGTTTGATGGAGAGAGTTAAGATTTATTGAAGGTTTAGCGAATGGTTGCcaatattattgatattgttgggGTAGGTGGTATACATTTGCCTCGGAATGTGTTTCTTGTCCACGTGTGATGGAGAATGTGGACTAAGAAAAGTATTATCAGTATTGCCTAGAATTTTTCTCTGCTTTGGAAATGAGTTTAGTTTTCAGTTTTAGCAGTTTATTCCCCAGAACAGGGAAATACAGATGAATAATTAGTTTACATTTGTCTTTAAATTTGTAGGAAGTAACTTGGTTTGGATGAAGTATGTTGCCTTGGATTGTTTATTCATTCTTGACTCTTGCCTTGTGTATTGGTGAAACAGGATCCTTTTCATGGAAGGGTTAATTGCTTTTTTGGCTAGAGCACTTGTTAATTTGAGACATTTTCCATTTGCATCTCTTCTCTGCATTGAATTTGGCCCCAAATCAGTCCTTTAGTATTTCATCTGAAACAGCCCTTCTGAATTTTGTATTTGACTTTGGAAATATTGGTTGCATGTGATTGATGGATAACTGGACTTACTGGGATGTAACAGCTTATATCCATCCGAAAGGATTGGTATCCTGTTATATCAAAACGATTGAATTAACTTTGGTTAAATGTGATTTAACTTAAAATTTTCCTTACATTGTGTACCAATGTGGTAAAACTATATTTAGGAtaattataaaaagaaatttttgcTAATTTTTTTATTAAAAGGCATTACCCAAAAACAAATTGATTGTAAGGTAAGCTATATTCTGTTTATCGCATGAATGAAAGATACCCCTTCAGAGCGTAACAGCATTTGCAGGAATAAAGATATGGTTCTTGTGGACAAAAGCATGTTTGCTGGGCATTTAGGCAGGAGATTGAATGATTGCGCCCTTGTTAAACTACTGAAGGAAATTATCGTTGATGGAAAACGTTTTCAGGTACGTTGAATGCTACATTGCGGAACAAAACTTGGTGGGCGTTGGTATTGGAGCTGCCTGTAGAGACAGGACTGTTGCATTCGTCTCCACCTTTGCTGCTTTCTTCACCCGTGCCTTTGATCAGCTACGCATGGGAGCCATTTCTCAGGTACTTTGACATATGATACTCTTTAAACATAATTTGTAGGTTTTGCCTTTGTGAAGGTGGCATAGAATGTAAATTTTAAATGCAGAGGGGTTGCAGTGCAGTTTGACTGCAGCAATTTTACACTATTATATACGTACATTTTACTGCCCAAGACTAAATTTTGGGAAGATAATGGCACTAAAAATAATAACTTTGAAGGGTTTCAGACTTGTGTTTACTTGGATACCCTAGCCATTCTTCATATGATTCTGTAAAGCAGATGTATTTTAGCCTTACTATTTTAATTTTATGtaaaagtgaaaatgatcatttcAGACCAACGTCAACTGTGTGGGATCTCACGCTGGCATTAGTATTGGTGAGGATGGTCCCAGCCAGATGGCACTCGAGGACTTGGCCATGTTCCGCACCATTCCTACTGCCACTGTGTTCTACCCATCAGATGCTGTGTCTACAGAGCGTGCATGTGAGCTAGCTGCAAATACTCCTGGTATATGTTTTATACGTACTTCTCGACCTGCAACAACAGTTGTGTACGACAACGATCATGAGTTTGAGGTTAGTGTGATCCTAAACTTTTGTGGTTGGGGGAATTGAAAGTATTGGTTTGCATTTCAAAGAAGGGTCTAAATTAATGTTATCTTGTCTTTTGAGTATATATGCTTAATTTTATAGGTGCATCAGATACATAAGAAACAGAAACCTTGTCTTTTCAAGAATATTAAGTAATTGCCTCTACTTCGATTTAATGCCAGCTGTGGTGGACCCAGCTGGCATTGTATGTTATTTCACAGGTAATTtgtaggagaggggggggatgtaTTAGAGACTGTGAAGATGAATTCATATGTTCAGTTACATCATGTAATATCCGATACTGTAACTTGCAAAATTGGGCATTATGATCTAGTGTGGTTGTAGTAGCACCACAAGCACTCTGCTGGATAATTTATTTTAGTATCCCTGAATCCTAACTTGATTCCACCCCTTTTAAGTAGGGTTACTCCCACTGACATACACGTTTTCATTTTGCTAAAATTTGTTAACCTGTAATTACTCTTCATTGATCTGCACCAAAGTTCTTGCAGATAAGAGGAGACTAGGTCTTTCTGTCCAGTTCCTTTACTTTCATACACATGCTTTAATCTTGCATTACCATGTTCTAATGATAAAGCCAAGGTGACATAACACCCCCATCTCCCAAACTCGTAAATCTATCATTGTTTTTGCAGAAATGCTACTGGTGCAACTCATGACTTTCCTCTAGCGCTATATTTTTCAGTACCTCTACTAAAGCATTCCGTACTTACGAGCCTTTTCTTTGTCTATGAAGGTATTTCTTCTGTTTACTTTACTTTGACTTTTATCTTCAATTAAAACTGCTAATTACAGTATATTTTGTTGTAAGTGGTGAAACTGTTTGGATTTGAAATACTCAGACCTGAAGAAAGGTGCTGTTAGGGGTCTCGTAGATTGTGACATGATAAACGGTGACTGTGGTTACTCTGGATACATGTTGTGCCCTTTGTGCAGCAATATTCAGTAATTATTATGTGGGTGTTCAGGCTGTAACACTAAGCATAAGCTATACCCCTGTAACAGCATGACAGATATACGTCCCCCAATGCAATAGTGTCATAATGCACAGTAATATAACTACATAAATTGTTTATATACATTTCTGTACCATGATAGCTAGAGGATGTATGGGAGTGAATGAGGCATTTTCTTCATGTGTGTACTAGATTTTACCTCATTAATGCTGGAAACTAAAGTAGTAAGAAGAAAAACTTTATACACCTGATATTCTTTGCTGCCAGGATAGCACAGAAATATGTAACCCCCATGACATTTTAGTGCTTAACTGACAATGTGATGGAATTAACTGTGAATATAGTATGCCAGCAAAGCTTTATATCCTTGTGAAGGATTGATGCATAGATCTCTGCCTAAATATGACTGCAGGTgattgaaattgaaaaaaaatcattatgacGGCTGCAGTTAACGGAAAAAGTGGTCATATTTGACACTTCCACAGTGAATGGTTTAATtcagtcatggtgtgtgtgtatagtagcGAATGGACTGTAGTGCTCAGTTTACGTGTGTGGAATGGTTGCGGATTGTCAAACAGGGTTGATTAACTAATTAGTGAAAGGGAGTATTGTGATTTTGGTCTGAAAGTTAACTTAAAATGGTGATTGTTTTCTGGATTTTAGTATTTAAATCAGCATTTAGTTCTTCTGGAATCCACAATATTTTATTTAAAATTACCCTGGGACTGTACACAATTGAGTTATTATAAAAAATGTctttctttggtttttgtttgAATATACTAAAAGAATGTCTGGATGTGTAAAATGACATTTTATCTTCTCTGCAGATTGGCAAAGGTAATGTGTTGAAGTCATCGAACAACGAtgatgtgttgctgattggtGCAGCAATCACTTTGAGAGAGGCATATACAGCTGCTGACAGGCTTCTTAAGGAGGGAATCAATGTAAGGATCATGGATCTCTTCACCATAAAGCCTATTGATAAAGAAGGCATCCTCGAAAATGCTCGAGAATGTGGTGGCCGCATTGTTGTTGTTGAGGATCATTACCCTGAAGGTTAGTTCGGCTTTTAGTAAAGGTTATTCGTTTGTAGTGGCTTTTACATATTTATTAAACTTGATCCTGTTTTCCAAGCATGTAAAGCTTAACTTTAttaattttggaaaatttaaaaaagcaGGCTTATATAATGGGGTTTAATGATTTTGACAACTGGCAAGGGCATGCTATCGGTTAGGTTAATTTAGTATTGTTGGTGGTTCATATACATGTATCGGTCTTTTCATTTACATGCTGAAAGTGTTTTATTTTTATCAAATAGAAAGGGAAATTTATTAGGGTTTTATCTCTCTAGGATGTAtgtcaagtggagggaacaagaaggggtagACCCAGGTGGAGATATATGAATTTTGCAAGACATGGCTTCTTTACATATACCATTCATGTTGAATTTTCTAGCCTCTGTTTTAAGGAACCTATTGGCTTAACTCGTTAGGCATGCATAGACACTACATGTTACCTGCGGATCTTATTATTCTGGGGAAATAGTTGCGAGGGAGGAAACTGGTGGATGTGATGCTTCCCTCATGTAGGCTTTTCTGATTTGGGTAAATAAGACTTTTTTGGCTTAACAGCCAGCTATTTTACTTGGACATGTCGGGGAAACCAGTTGATTTTTGAAAATGTATAAGGAAACATTTTAAAATGGAGCAGAGAAAATATGAATTTCTGGGTTTGAATGACAAACATGTTTAATTGGTTCATAACATTGCTCCAAGCACTGTCAAACTAATCCAACCCTGACTATCCAGTTTAAGAAAAA
This genomic interval from Panulirus ornatus isolate Po-2019 chromosome 40, ASM3632096v1, whole genome shotgun sequence contains the following:
- the LOC139761368 gene encoding transketolase isoform X1; the protein is MAYHKPDKSNLQELRDIANKLRLHSIRSTSASNSGHPTSCASMAEIMSVLFFHTMRYKLSAPKDPSSDRFILSKGHAAPILYAAWAEAGLFPPEELMNLRKIDSDLEGHPTPRLNFVDVATGSLGQGLSVACGMAYVGKYYDKASYRTYCLIGDGESAEGSIWEALSFAGIKKLDNLVAIFDINRLGQSEPTAFQHEMDLYRSRLESFGFNALVVDGHDVEALAKAFYEASQTKDKPSAILAKTYKGRGFPSIEDEENWHGKPLGGKADEILNEVQALIKNPGPNNLVPQKPLHEDAPVVDITNIKLSSPPNYNKGDKVATRQAYGTALSKLGENNTRVVAMDGDTKNSTFSNAMLKTDPERYVECYIAEQNLVGVGIGAACRDRTVAFVSTFAAFFTRAFDQLRMGAISQTNVNCVGSHAGISIGEDGPSQMALEDLAMFRTIPTATVFYPSDAVSTERACELAANTPGICFIRTSRPATTVVYDNDHEFEIGKGNVLKSSNNDDVLLIGAAITLREAYTAADRLLKEGINVRIMDLFTIKPIDKEGILENARECGGRIVVVEDHYPEGGIGEAVMSVVAMERDIIVRHLAVPRVPRSGKCDELLEMFGISASAITKAVKEIKNH
- the LOC139761368 gene encoding transketolase isoform X2 is translated as MGCTLSVDAGKSRAAANMSSEIKTQDLQDIANKLRILSVKCTQEAKSGHPTSCASMAEIMSVLFFHTMRYKLSAPKDPSSDRFILSKGHAAPILYAAWAEAGLFPPEELMNLRKIDSDLEGHPTPRLNFVDVATGSLGQGLSVACGMAYVGKYYDKASYRTYCLIGDGESAEGSIWEALSFAGIKKLDNLVAIFDINRLGQSEPTAFQHEMDLYRSRLESFGFNALVVDGHDVEALAKAFYEASQTKDKPSAILAKTYKGRGFPSIEDEENWHGKPLGGKADEILNEVQALIKNPGPNNLVPQKPLHEDAPVVDITNIKLSSPPNYNKGDKVATRQAYGTALSKLGENNTRVVAMDGDTKNSTFSNAMLKTDPERYVECYIAEQNLVGVGIGAACRDRTVAFVSTFAAFFTRAFDQLRMGAISQTNVNCVGSHAGISIGEDGPSQMALEDLAMFRTIPTATVFYPSDAVSTERACELAANTPGICFIRTSRPATTVVYDNDHEFEIGKGNVLKSSNNDDVLLIGAAITLREAYTAADRLLKEGINVRIMDLFTIKPIDKEGILENARECGGRIVVVEDHYPEGGIGEAVMSVVAMERDIIVRHLAVPRVPRSGKCDELLEMFGISASAITKAVKEIKNH
- the LOC139761368 gene encoding transketolase isoform X3: MAEIMSVLFFHTMRYKLSAPKDPSSDRFILSKGHAAPILYAAWAEAGLFPPEELMNLRKIDSDLEGHPTPRLNFVDVATGSLGQGLSVACGMAYVGKYYDKASYRTYCLIGDGESAEGSIWEALSFAGIKKLDNLVAIFDINRLGQSEPTAFQHEMDLYRSRLESFGFNALVVDGHDVEALAKAFYEASQTKDKPSAILAKTYKGRGFPSIEDEENWHGKPLGGKADEILNEVQALIKNPGPNNLVPQKPLHEDAPVVDITNIKLSSPPNYNKGDKVATRQAYGTALSKLGENNTRVVAMDGDTKNSTFSNAMLKTDPERYVECYIAEQNLVGVGIGAACRDRTVAFVSTFAAFFTRAFDQLRMGAISQTNVNCVGSHAGISIGEDGPSQMALEDLAMFRTIPTATVFYPSDAVSTERACELAANTPGICFIRTSRPATTVVYDNDHEFEIGKGNVLKSSNNDDVLLIGAAITLREAYTAADRLLKEGINVRIMDLFTIKPIDKEGILENARECGGRIVVVEDHYPEGGIGEAVMSVVAMERDIIVRHLAVPRVPRSGKCDELLEMFGISASAITKAVKEIKNH